The following coding sequences are from one Panthera leo isolate Ple1 chromosome E1, P.leo_Ple1_pat1.1, whole genome shotgun sequence window:
- the DDX52 gene encoding probable ATP-dependent RNA helicase DDX52 isoform X1 yields the protein MDAHDLFRRLGVGAKFDVRRFSADAARFQVGKRKYDFDSSEVLQGLDFFGNKKSVPLQDEEKKESLTERKREQNKKKRKMMTSEITSQEEGSIQWISSVEAKIEDKKIKRENKLTSGKLENLRKEKINFFRNKHKIHVQGTDLPDPIATFQQLDQEYKINSRLLQNILDAGFQMPTPIQMQAIPVMLHGRELLASAPTGSGKTLAFSIPILMQLKQPTNKGFRALIISPTRELANQIHRELVKISEGTGFRIHMIHKAAVAAKKFGPKSSKKFDILVTTPNRLIYLLKQDPPGIDLTSVEWLVVDESDKLFEDGKTGFRDQLASIFLACTSHKVRRAMFSATFAYDVEQWCKLNLDNVITVSIGARNSAVETVEQELLFVGSETGKLLAMRELVKKGFNPPVLVFVQSIERAKELFHELIYEGINVDVIHAERTQQQRDNTVHSFRAGKIWVLICTALLARGIDFKGVNLVINYDFPTSSVEYIHRIGRTGRAGHKGKAVTFFTEDDKPLLRSVANVIQQAGCPVPEYIKGFQKLPSKQKKKMIKKPLERESISTTPKYFLEKAKNKQKKVTGQNSKKKVALEDKS from the exons ATGGATGCTCACGATCTCTTTCGCCGGCTTGGCGTGGGGGCCAAATTCGACGTGAGACGTTTCTCGGCGGACGCGGCGCGATTCCAG gtaggaaaaaggaaatatgacTTTGATTCTTCAGAGGTGCTGCAGGGACTGGACTTCTTTGGAAACAAGAAGTCTGTCCCGCttcaagatgaagagaaaaaagaaagcctaactgaaaggaagagggagcagaacaaaaaaaagaggaagatgatgACTTCAG aaattacttCTCAAGAAGAAGGTTCTATACAGTGGATATCATCTGTGGAAGcaaaaattgaagataaaaaaattaaaagagaaaataaactaacTTCAGGGAAGTTGGAgaatctcagaaaagaaaag aTAAACTTCTTCCggaataaacacaaaattcatgTCCAAGGAACTGATCTTCCTGACCCAATTGCTACATTTCAGCAACTTGACCAGGAATATAAAATCAATTCTCGACTACTTCAGAACATTCTAGATGCAGGCTTCCAGATGCCTACACCAATCCAAATGCAAGCCATTCCAGTTATGCTGCAT GGTCGAGAACTTCTGGCTTCTGCTCCTACTGGATCTGGAAAGACTTTGGCTTTTAGCATTCCCATTTTGATGCAACTAAAACAACCCACAAATAAAGGCTTCAGAGCCCTGATTATATCACCAACACGAGAACTTGCCAACCAG atTCACCGAGAGTTAGTAAAAATCTCTGAGGGAACAGGATTCAGGATACACATGATACACAAAGCAGCAGTGGCAGCCAAGAAATTTGGACCTAAATCATCTAAGAAGTTTG ATATTCTTGTGACTACTCCAAATCGACTAATCTACTTATTAAAGCAGGATCCTCCAGGAATAGATTTAACAAG TGTTGAGTGGCTGGTGGTAGATGAATCAGACAAACTGTTTGAAGATGGCAAAACTGGGTTCAGAGACCAGCTGGCTTCCATTTTCCTGGCCTGCACATCCCATAAGGTCAGAAGAGCTATGTTCAGTGCAACTTTTGCATATGATGTGGAGCAGTGGTGCAAACTCAACCTGGACAATGTCATCACTGTATCCATTGGAGCAAG GAATTCTGCAGTGGAGACTGTAGAACAAGAGCTTCTCTTTGTTGGGTCTGAGACTGGGAAGCTTCTGGCCATGAGAGAACTTGTTAAAAAG gGTTTCAACCCACCCGTTCTTGTTTTTGTTCAGTCCATTGAAAGGGCTAAAGAACTATTTCATGAGCTCATATATGAAGGTATAAATGTGGATGTTATTCATGCTGAGAGAACACAGCAACAG AGAGATAACACAGTCCACAGCTTCAGAGCTGGAAAAATCTGGGTTCTTATTTGTACAGCCTTGCTAGCCAGAGGGATTGATTTTAAAGGTGTGAACTTGGTGATCAACTATGACTTTCCAACCAGCTCAGTGGAATATATCCACAGGATCG gtcgAACTGGAAGAGCAGGGCATAAAGGAAAAGCTGTTACATTTTTCACTGAGGATGATAAGCCATTATTAAGAAG TGTTGCCAATGTTATACAGCAGGCCGGATGTCCTGTACCAGAATACATAAAAGGTTTCCAAAAACTACCAAG caaacaaaagaaaaagat
- the DDX52 gene encoding probable ATP-dependent RNA helicase DDX52 isoform X2, whose product MMTSEITSQEEGSIQWISSVEAKIEDKKIKRENKLTSGKLENLRKEKINFFRNKHKIHVQGTDLPDPIATFQQLDQEYKINSRLLQNILDAGFQMPTPIQMQAIPVMLHGRELLASAPTGSGKTLAFSIPILMQLKQPTNKGFRALIISPTRELANQIHRELVKISEGTGFRIHMIHKAAVAAKKFGPKSSKKFDILVTTPNRLIYLLKQDPPGIDLTSVEWLVVDESDKLFEDGKTGFRDQLASIFLACTSHKVRRAMFSATFAYDVEQWCKLNLDNVITVSIGARNSAVETVEQELLFVGSETGKLLAMRELVKKGFNPPVLVFVQSIERAKELFHELIYEGINVDVIHAERTQQQRDNTVHSFRAGKIWVLICTALLARGIDFKGVNLVINYDFPTSSVEYIHRIGRTGRAGHKGKAVTFFTEDDKPLLRSVANVIQQAGCPVPEYIKGFQKLPSKQKKKMIKKPLERESISTTPKYFLEKAKNKQKKVTGQNSKKKVALEDKS is encoded by the exons atgatgACTTCAG aaattacttCTCAAGAAGAAGGTTCTATACAGTGGATATCATCTGTGGAAGcaaaaattgaagataaaaaaattaaaagagaaaataaactaacTTCAGGGAAGTTGGAgaatctcagaaaagaaaag aTAAACTTCTTCCggaataaacacaaaattcatgTCCAAGGAACTGATCTTCCTGACCCAATTGCTACATTTCAGCAACTTGACCAGGAATATAAAATCAATTCTCGACTACTTCAGAACATTCTAGATGCAGGCTTCCAGATGCCTACACCAATCCAAATGCAAGCCATTCCAGTTATGCTGCAT GGTCGAGAACTTCTGGCTTCTGCTCCTACTGGATCTGGAAAGACTTTGGCTTTTAGCATTCCCATTTTGATGCAACTAAAACAACCCACAAATAAAGGCTTCAGAGCCCTGATTATATCACCAACACGAGAACTTGCCAACCAG atTCACCGAGAGTTAGTAAAAATCTCTGAGGGAACAGGATTCAGGATACACATGATACACAAAGCAGCAGTGGCAGCCAAGAAATTTGGACCTAAATCATCTAAGAAGTTTG ATATTCTTGTGACTACTCCAAATCGACTAATCTACTTATTAAAGCAGGATCCTCCAGGAATAGATTTAACAAG TGTTGAGTGGCTGGTGGTAGATGAATCAGACAAACTGTTTGAAGATGGCAAAACTGGGTTCAGAGACCAGCTGGCTTCCATTTTCCTGGCCTGCACATCCCATAAGGTCAGAAGAGCTATGTTCAGTGCAACTTTTGCATATGATGTGGAGCAGTGGTGCAAACTCAACCTGGACAATGTCATCACTGTATCCATTGGAGCAAG GAATTCTGCAGTGGAGACTGTAGAACAAGAGCTTCTCTTTGTTGGGTCTGAGACTGGGAAGCTTCTGGCCATGAGAGAACTTGTTAAAAAG gGTTTCAACCCACCCGTTCTTGTTTTTGTTCAGTCCATTGAAAGGGCTAAAGAACTATTTCATGAGCTCATATATGAAGGTATAAATGTGGATGTTATTCATGCTGAGAGAACACAGCAACAG AGAGATAACACAGTCCACAGCTTCAGAGCTGGAAAAATCTGGGTTCTTATTTGTACAGCCTTGCTAGCCAGAGGGATTGATTTTAAAGGTGTGAACTTGGTGATCAACTATGACTTTCCAACCAGCTCAGTGGAATATATCCACAGGATCG gtcgAACTGGAAGAGCAGGGCATAAAGGAAAAGCTGTTACATTTTTCACTGAGGATGATAAGCCATTATTAAGAAG TGTTGCCAATGTTATACAGCAGGCCGGATGTCCTGTACCAGAATACATAAAAGGTTTCCAAAAACTACCAAG caaacaaaagaaaaagat